The genomic region CCCACCATTCTGTGTGTCTGAGGCTGCTTCTAGACCCCCTAATTTCACTTTGTGCCCTTGGCACTGTGTTGGCAAGTGTGTTATTTGAGCATAAAGATTCCagtaaggtacagtttggactatgaatgttctggagttatggggtaaaaccagcaaaaatggtgacaaatgtctattatagtttgtacagaggtcagaaGTTTAAAATGCTACAATTTTGGTACAAAGTGGTTAAGTAACTTGTTGAGCAAatgagattaataaatggaatagttataACTGTTAAATGTTTAGTctccaaagtcaaaggtcaaacaatgttgacatccattggattctgtgacatgttaccctgtaacaagacaattatgacagtgcAAATGATTCCTTTCTAAAGCcccattaaccaataatttgtatctttTTGCAACCTtagcttctgacccctgtacaaactgaaatggatctTTATAATCAACATTCTTGCAGTttgtaccccataacattcagccatAGTTCATCCAaacttggaacatttttaaattttgacctgtcTAATTCTTCAAATTAGAAGTAGGTTTTATTCAGAAGCATAATTTCTCAGGGGCCAagtgagtatttctgccaaatttggttGTTTCACCAGTTGCAGGATTCCTCTCTAAATattctgttttctgctgcacttTTCAGGTCCTACAGATACTCAGTCCAAGTGCAGACATGGTCAAAAATTATATTAATGCCAACaatggtgaaaaaaaaagaagaagtctTCATTCACATGACTTATTCTTCATTGggcattttatttcatttccagACCATGCGTCTGTTTTATCACCTTTAATTGAACCTCCTGCAGCAGACACCAGGTCACAATACAAACTACAAAAACTTTCAGACTGCAAGGTTTCGTTGGTAGCCTCGAGTAAAGACTCAGACAAAGTGTCAGCATTCAAGACTTTTATTGATGACTCCTACTTTGTCTCAGTTTTCTGGCACAGACAAAGGGATATTCATCAGTACACTCGCTGTCATTCCAGCATCCATTTTCTGTAGATTTAAAGAATAAAGACATTATACTGAATAACCTCCAGTGAGATGCCATGTGGCAACAGTTTTTACCTTTCCAGTTGACCAGCAGACAGTCCTCGTTTTCAAGGTTATTAGGTTCATCTGGACACCAGAACGTATAACTGAAGCGGGAGCCGTCTACCCACTCCCATTTACCTTCCTGATAAGACATCAAGGGTTTAGTTGAACTGCAGGTTACCCATtaagaagactttttttttttttacctttctcATGTCATTGCCTCCAATCCAGGCAACATGGTTCCTCTCTGCAACACCTTTTATCACCTTCTGCAGAGCTTCATATTCAGGATAGTTGTGCACAGACGCGAGGTTGGCATTTATGTCTTGACAGTGTTCCTACACACAGACAATTTAAACTAGACTGAGGCCAAGTCACACCTTTACACTAAAACCTGGTTGTCCCAGTTACCTTAGCGTCAGTCCAGCTCATGGCACAAGAGACGTAGAGGAAACAGCGGCTGTTGAAGTAGGTCCAACCAACAGGACAACCGTGTCTGGCATCCAGATCTGCAGGATAGTAACACTGATAGTTGAGCTGTTAGTAAAACCCGGACCAATGACCTCATCAGGTATGTTCTTTGCTTTAAAGCCTGGATCGAACTCATTACTGCTCAACAGTCAGTGAGTCTTTTTTAAGAGTTTTGCTGAAAAAGCTGGAATTTCAGGATTGGTCCaaacaacaaaaaccacaacagGGGAGGGATAGAGACTTGGTACCCAATTGAACATGGTTTTTCCTGGACCCATCTTGGAAGTTGTAAACTGCCCATTTTTGAGTTCACACCACAATATTCAGAAAGACTTGAAGTAGTCTGGATGAAGGCCTCCATGTCATTTACAGATACCCAGCCTTGAGAGAACAGACAGGGATGCAACTTTGTGTGAGTCACATGATTAAAGATTACCCAGTGGCTCTGAGTACCTTTATCATATTGGTACTC from Thalassophryne amazonica chromosome 23, fThaAma1.1, whole genome shotgun sequence harbors:
- the LOC117505442 gene encoding ladderlectin-like; translated protein: MYSTVSENVTELASEGLDARRRCPVGWTYFNRRCFRYVSDAMSWTDAKEHCQDINANLASVHNYPEYEALQKVIKGVAERNHVAWIGGNDMRKEGKWEWVDGSRFSYTFWCPDEPNNLENEDCLLVNWKGKNCCHMASHWRRFN